From Serratia fonticola:
TGTCTGGCAAGCAAGCCGCATAAGCTGGTGGCGGTGGGGGAGATTGGGTTGGATCTATATATGGCCGAGCCGCAGTTTGAACGCCAACAGGCGTTGCTCAAGGCACAGCTGAAGCTGGCAAAGCAGTATGATCTGCCGGTGATCCTGCACTCCCGCCGTAGCCACGATCAGTTAGCTGCCGCATTGCGTCGTACCGAGGTACCGCGCCGTGGTGTGGTGCATGGCTTTGCTGGCAGTCTGGCTCAGGCGCAGGCCTTTATTCGCCTGGGTTATTACATTGGCGTTGGCGGCACGATCAGCTACGAACGGGCGCAGAAGACCCGCCAGGTGATGGCGCAGTTGCCGTTGACCTCGCTGCTGCTGGAAACCGATGCGCCGGACATGCCGTTGGCGGGCTATCAAGGGCAGCCGAACCGGCCCGAACGGGCTGCGGAGGTGTTTCAGGTACTTTGCCAACTGCGGCCTGAATCTGCCGACGACATTGCCGGACAGCTACAACAAAATAGCCAATCCCTGTTTGCATTGGATCCCCCCCTCCTACTTTAAATGTGACTTGAGTCACGCTGTGTGATTTTCAGTTACTTCCACTTGTATATATTTGTGACATAAAACGAGTCTCATCCCGCCTGGCTCAGTATAATTGCGTCCCATTATCGCCCTTGGGCAACCCGCTTCATCCAGCGGGCCGGGGGCATTTCTTCTTCGCAACAGGGACATACTCGTATGCAACTCTTCATGAGCCTGGTCGGTATGGTGGTCTTGATCGCCATTGCGGTGCTGCTTTCCAGCAACCGGCGCGCTATTAAACTGCGTACCGTACTCGGCGCGTTTATCATCCAGATTGGCATTGGCGCGCTGGTGCTCTATGTCCCGATCGGGCGACGTATTCTTGGTGGCATGTCGGAAGGGGTGGCAAACGTCATCGCTTACGGTAACGAGGGTATCTCTTTCATCTTTGGTGGCCTGGTTTCCGACAAAATGTTTGAAGTGTTCGGCGGTGGCGGCTTCGTGTTCGCCCTGCGTGTGTTACCGGTGATTGTGTTCTTCTCCTCGCTGATTGCGGTGCTCTATTACTTGGGCATCATGCAGGTGGTGATTAAGCTCCTAGGCGGTGGTTTGCATAAGCTGTTGGGTACTTCGCGGACTGAGTCGCTATCAGCCACGGCCAATATTTTTGTGGGACAGACCGAAGCGCCGCTGGTGGTGCGCCCTTATATCGCCACCATGACCCAGTCGGAGCTGTTTGCCGTGATGTGCGGCGGCCTGGCTTCGGTAGCCGGTTCCGTGCTGGCGGGCTATGCCCAGATGGGCGTACCGTTGGAATACCTGATCGCCGCTTCCTTTATGGCTGCACCGGGTGGGCTGTTATTTGCCAAACTGATGGTGCCGGAAACCGAAAATACCCAAGACCGAGCCGATGCGATGAAGCTGATCGCCGAAGACGAGCGCCCGGCAAACGTCATCGATGCCGCTGCCTCTGGTGCGGCCTCTGGCATGCAACTGGCGCTGAACGTGGGGGCGATGCTGTTGGCATTTATCGCTCTGATCGCGCTGCTTAACGGTATTCTTGGCGGTATTGGTGGCTGGTTCGATTTCCCGCAACTGTCACTGGAGCTGATCCTGGGCTGGGTGTTCTCACCAATCGCCTTCCTGATTGGTGTACCTTGGAGTGA
This genomic window contains:
- a CDS encoding TatD family hydrolase, whose amino-acid sequence is MSYAFTDTHCHFDFPPFSGDEQASLALAAQAGVQQIIVPAVTADRFVRILKLAREHTPLFAALGLHPLYIAQHHDEQLEQLAGCLASKPHKLVAVGEIGLDLYMAEPQFERQQALLKAQLKLAKQYDLPVILHSRRSHDQLAAALRRTEVPRRGVVHGFAGSLAQAQAFIRLGYYIGVGGTISYERAQKTRQVMAQLPLTSLLLETDAPDMPLAGYQGQPNRPERAAEVFQVLCQLRPESADDIAGQLQQNSQSLFALDPPLLL
- a CDS encoding NupC/NupG family nucleoside CNT transporter is translated as MSLVGMVVLIAIAVLLSSNRRAIKLRTVLGAFIIQIGIGALVLYVPIGRRILGGMSEGVANVIAYGNEGISFIFGGLVSDKMFEVFGGGGFVFALRVLPVIVFFSSLIAVLYYLGIMQVVIKLLGGGLHKLLGTSRTESLSATANIFVGQTEAPLVVRPYIATMTQSELFAVMCGGLASVAGSVLAGYAQMGVPLEYLIAASFMAAPGGLLFAKLMVPETENTQDRADAMKLIAEDERPANVIDAAASGAASGMQLALNVGAMLLAFIALIALLNGILGGIGGWFDFPQLSLELILGWVFSPIAFLIGVPWSEAMVAGSFIGQKVIVNEFVAYMNFGAYLRPDDVVAAEGLQVLSQHTKAIISFALCGFANLSSVAILLGGLGSMAPGRRHDIARFGLKAVAAGTLSNLMSATIAGFFLAL